The proteins below are encoded in one region of Leptotrichia sp. oral taxon 218:
- a CDS encoding autotransporter-associated N-terminal domain-containing protein, which translates to MTNNLRQAQRDMKALAKQVRGVRYTEALLFTYLMTGMITFSTGLNTNPNMLYERVNKEIVMAADSTRLHIKKTKKQNEKEIDDAELELIELMEQGDQVIKSPWSSWQFGVNTFASRNSGVFKGYGDKEGKYMYSRGDWSQRGVLLTKGRNAQSIMGQITNYDSTRRTTKSGLVNLLDVQEPEVEIQIMANVRPKSIQKEEIKIEPQIDMPKKVIKPNVTLNVNKPLDAPVIKLPTITPVSINVTAPKAPEEPVLAQAPSISMQLSSPNIEMNITAPSVNEIQALTVTQPQKPVVKTPKLTINNVEFQVPALEPYGNNQGFTMNQNKNLDGKDYYLSKGAANKQNAIAEYITNSGDFTTATNTVMYVDITTKRAVTLDPGLPTSQKNGIIEWGGITTPVYSFTNNGTIYLVAEVTAGIEVQPDTHQVMKVTGINNGLIQGNNNNQVAMIFTSEKNTGVNKHTLINKKNIVMNGENSAGFATSDILVDNSILKNSWHMIAINDSSGTIDLENKKSHGMVVAKTGVDLGNESKFQNLGNINVKGEESGGITLLDELGNDGAVNDGTITITGNNSFGLYSEVNSKVENNKNIIISGNATGSMGIRVGSADATNMKNTSTGTITINSTVGGNMGVFSETAAFANDGKIDVNGDKNIGMYFRNITGINGNNNTINIAGTNGYGVMLENTNFKNSGTIAATGSNSIGVYAGNSTVTNESGKTISSDKYHAVVQNGGTFTNEGNVTTNGGGAVALYSENGTFSHDAGTITANNGGIGIFNNNSTGTVKSEIVVGNSTTSNTGMGVYSEAGTTTFSDNAKLTLGERTIGLYSSDTSEFGNRFSINKLETSIGKNAVFAYFGNVGTPTVNITNSILGNLTVSKMAAGSALFYSENGTTVNIDDDLNTTVAGKFSNVSDKAQLFVTNGGTVNINSGKILTSNIKTTISGINRATVENNGTLALTGNNGAVGIYLNNSTGLNNNIITTANKGSTAIYGNNKSTLENKGNITTSGKSSVGLFGDASTVSNLSGTIKTEAQGSAGMFGKNDSTVTNAATVDVEGDKSAGIYTQDSNSTNNSNGVINVKSGESAGMFAKLTINATKDYSAVNNGNINLTPSGTQNKSVGIYGETESGVSKVLTLKNEGNATISVDMDNSVGILAKNNVSNGVDKINVLNNGKIAGSKTKSIGISATKSTVTNDATGKIEMSGDKSAGIYGETESTITNLGKIKMTSDKSAGIFLKNSDAENKNSITIEKSDSAGIYGEFSSNSHSMKNSGTINVGNAGSSENKSAGMYGLLTGGTLNITNENAGNINVNMTKSAGIFAESSTSSNSDLNAENQGTVTVNGNESVGMYGNKSTLKNSKDILVKSDQSTGMFGKNGADVLNSSNITVEGTSTGSQSTGIYVSDSGTKGKNAGTITLKSKNSTGMAAIASAKIENAGTIVSNFESVIGMYGKDTGTEVLNSKDIEFSGKESTGIFVKDNAKGKNTGKIKLDGKSSVGMFGASSAAGKKIELENGGTIEVNEKNSTGMFASNVYDGTTKLYAGSVGDSIIKNTGTINLNDESTVGIYTPKSTISQEGNIVLSNAANSSVGVYLTQDATVDGTNGTIDLNKNSQNQVAYYIKNAGKIQNSIGRVNGYGVGVYLDGTNESGNNSSTPAELVSTTPALDFTTGADGGNGIIGLVLKGNTKISSYTGGIKVGNTDGQNYAIGIYADKQGGSTPKTIDTSITTGANGVGLFADNGSKISYTGQMKIGDGTTAGTGIYIGNGGGSAVSEVTIASGSNIKLNGSNGVGAIVTTGSTVNFQGGSKIELGGSGVAIFGQRGAIINDGGGTFTTNGYSSERIRLTEGPAITKANVTLETGNVMSHVINGEAILNSGFLVNATAGSKNIIGLMAEGNENETLTAPVAWRELGYEVVNNGTLDLSNATSSTGIYLDSARGKNAGPLKVGDKSTAIYGVYNSSTAPYSGAAAGYVNKSEILNEATGSITIGNGSAGIYAIGFDKVENKGPLTGGNNSVGIYATDKDISGNIVRNQDLNVKNSGDITIGNGSAAIYVTQNSANKATVNNTGNLTVGDSVLNPDGTVKNPAVAMFIQNGTLTTTGNVIVGNRAFAFYGKDATINVNGGNYNFANSGSLGYLENSTLNYNNTGTLATSSEPLLFIDNSKAILNGNDIFVSANGVGAYMTGKSEFTGWNKITLGTSSTGIYVDGATAKVNGNSIVSTNNKAKGIVALNSNVTNDAKISLSGDDSIGIFSRNTSGSAKQIVSNQSFDISGKRSIGIYLEGTDEQNVINNGTMNIAATTDSNKNNSTVGIYAKGGSKINITNNGTINVNDGSFGIYSLSENGNVTTNSVINVADQAIGIYKRGGSVNLSGTVNVAPHTATALNSEPVGVYGTNGVVVSDNTSNFNVGDKSYGVILANPGTATNFYTNSATEQVSLGNESTFLYSEGKSVVVNNANINSGTNGKIIAIYAKDGGYVANNGNIDLSQGLGNIGVYSTGLNSVAVNSNGGVIRVGETDASDKNNVYYGIAMAATDGGAIENRGDIYVTGGLSMGMYGNGAGTTMRNSGNIYLDASGATAAKPVNTMIGVFADNGAKFVNEANGVIRTAGSYSGNDNVKSLVGVAVLNGSTLENYGTIDIDADRSYGVLIKGTQNNKSVIKNYGTINITGSRSYGVRYDANSNGVSGNSLPIGKDAENTSKVLSELNAGGVINSANGANDYYAPKDPSKTVGGVGIVTLPNGKLAIQRNGVILTDSQVQTIDFPVQKNIGFSNFGVYVDTLGRTKPINLNGVSSMAIDSDLIIGTEFSRLTNSKNVAIGSQILDPFLNQIRAGIFNFTPYSSSLTWMATPEVDPVTGQITRVLMTKIPYTAFVSKTSNEYNFTDGLEQRYDMNALDSREKEVFEKLNGIGNNEQVLLAQAYDEMMGHQYANVQQRIFETGHLLNKEFDYLYNEWETKSKQSNKIKVFGMKNGYKTDSEGIIDYDSNAYGVAYLHEDETVHLGDTKGWYAGFVRNNFKFDDLGKSREVQQVAKAGIFKSTPFDYNNSLNWTISSEVFGGVNNMKRKFAVVDDIFEAKSEYYSYGAAVKNEVSKTFRTSEKTSIKPYASLALEYGRFTGVKEKDGQVRLEVKGNDYYSIKPEVGVQWKFKQKMAKRTTFIATVGLAYESELGKVNDADNRARVNYTTADWYNLRGEKENRRGNGKADLNLGIENTRLGVTLNAGYDTDVKNLRGGFGIRIIY; encoded by the coding sequence ATGACAAATAATTTAAGACAAGCTCAAAGAGATATGAAAGCGTTAGCAAAGCAAGTGAGAGGTGTGAGATATACCGAGGCTTTGCTATTTACATATCTTATGACAGGAATGATAACTTTTTCGACAGGACTTAACACAAATCCTAATATGCTTTACGAAAGAGTAAATAAAGAAATTGTGATGGCGGCGGACAGTACACGACTTCACATTAAGAAAACTAAAAAGCAGAATGAAAAAGAAATAGATGATGCAGAATTAGAATTAATCGAACTTATGGAACAAGGGGATCAAGTTATAAAATCACCTTGGAGCAGCTGGCAATTTGGAGTGAATACTTTTGCTAGCAGAAATAGCGGAGTTTTCAAAGGATATGGAGATAAAGAAGGAAAATATATGTATTCCAGAGGAGACTGGTCGCAAAGAGGAGTTTTACTTACAAAAGGAAGAAATGCACAAAGTATCATGGGTCAAATTACAAACTATGATTCGACAAGAAGAACTACAAAATCTGGACTTGTAAACTTATTAGATGTTCAAGAGCCAGAAGTAGAAATTCAAATAATGGCAAATGTAAGACCAAAGTCAATTCAAAAGGAAGAAATAAAAATAGAGCCACAAATTGACATGCCAAAAAAAGTGATAAAACCAAATGTGACTTTAAATGTAAATAAGCCACTAGATGCGCCAGTAATAAAATTGCCAACAATAACGCCAGTTTCAATAAATGTTACTGCACCAAAAGCACCAGAGGAACCAGTATTGGCACAAGCGCCATCAATTTCAATGCAGCTTAGTTCGCCAAATATTGAGATGAATATAACTGCGCCAAGTGTTAATGAAATTCAGGCTTTAACGGTAACTCAGCCACAAAAACCTGTTGTGAAAACTCCAAAACTTACTATTAATAATGTTGAGTTTCAAGTTCCAGCTTTAGAGCCGTATGGGAATAACCAAGGATTTACAATGAATCAGAATAAAAATTTAGATGGAAAAGATTATTATTTAAGTAAAGGTGCTGCTAATAAGCAAAATGCAATTGCTGAATATATAACTAATAGTGGAGATTTTACTACTGCAACAAATACTGTTATGTATGTAGATATAACTACAAAAAGAGCAGTTACATTAGATCCGGGACTGCCAACCAGCCAAAAAAATGGAATAATAGAATGGGGTGGAATTACAACACCTGTTTATTCTTTTACTAATAATGGTACTATTTATTTAGTAGCTGAAGTTACGGCTGGAATAGAAGTTCAGCCAGATACGCATCAAGTCATGAAAGTTACGGGTATAAATAATGGACTTATTCAAGGAAATAATAATAATCAAGTTGCAATGATATTTACTTCTGAAAAGAATACTGGTGTAAATAAGCATACCTTAATAAATAAAAAAAATATTGTTATGAATGGAGAAAATTCAGCAGGATTTGCAACAAGTGATATTTTAGTTGATAATTCCATCCTAAAAAATAGTTGGCATATGATAGCTATTAATGATAGTAGTGGAACTATCGACTTGGAAAATAAAAAAAGCCATGGAATGGTAGTTGCAAAAACTGGAGTTGATTTAGGAAATGAATCAAAATTTCAAAATTTAGGAAATATAAATGTAAAAGGAGAAGAATCAGGTGGAATCACTCTTTTGGATGAATTAGGAAATGATGGAGCTGTAAATGACGGAACAATTACAATAACGGGAAATAACTCATTTGGACTTTACTCTGAAGTTAATTCAAAAGTTGAGAATAATAAAAATATAATAATATCTGGAAATGCAACTGGAAGTATGGGAATCCGTGTTGGAAGTGCAGATGCTACAAATATGAAAAATACAAGTACAGGAACAATAACTATTAACAGCACTGTTGGTGGAAATATGGGAGTTTTTTCTGAAACGGCGGCATTTGCAAATGATGGAAAAATTGATGTAAATGGAGACAAAAATATCGGAATGTATTTTAGAAACATTACAGGAATTAATGGAAACAACAATACTATCAATATTGCTGGAACTAATGGCTATGGTGTGATGTTGGAAAATACAAACTTTAAAAACTCTGGGACAATTGCTGCAACTGGAAGTAATTCAATAGGAGTGTATGCTGGAAATTCTACCGTTACAAATGAAAGCGGAAAAACTATATCAAGTGATAAATATCATGCTGTAGTTCAAAATGGAGGAACATTTACAAATGAAGGAAATGTAACGACAAACGGTGGAGGAGCAGTTGCGCTTTATTCTGAAAATGGGACATTTTCTCACGATGCTGGAACAATTACGGCTAATAATGGTGGAATAGGGATTTTTAATAATAATTCAACAGGAACGGTAAAATCTGAGATTGTAGTTGGGAACTCAACAACTTCTAATACAGGGATGGGAGTTTATTCAGAAGCTGGTACAACGACATTTTCTGATAACGCTAAATTGACGCTTGGAGAAAGAACAATTGGACTTTATTCTTCTGATACTTCAGAATTTGGTAATAGATTTTCTATAAATAAATTGGAAACAAGCATTGGAAAAAATGCGGTTTTTGCTTATTTTGGAAATGTAGGAACGCCAACTGTAAATATAACTAATTCTATACTTGGAAATTTGACAGTTTCAAAAATGGCTGCAGGTTCAGCTTTATTTTATAGCGAAAATGGGACAACTGTAAATATTGATGATGATTTAAATACAACGGTAGCAGGGAAATTTAGTAATGTGTCTGACAAAGCACAGCTTTTTGTGACAAATGGCGGAACAGTGAATATAAATTCTGGGAAAATTTTGACTTCGAATATAAAGACTACAATTTCTGGAATAAATAGAGCAACAGTTGAAAATAATGGGACACTTGCTTTGACTGGAAATAATGGAGCTGTGGGAATTTATTTAAATAATTCGACAGGGTTAAATAATAATATAATAACTACTGCAAACAAAGGTTCTACTGCTATTTATGGTAATAATAAATCAACATTGGAAAATAAAGGAAATATTACGACAAGTGGAAAATCTTCTGTGGGATTATTTGGAGATGCGAGTACGGTTTCTAATTTAAGTGGAACAATCAAAACAGAAGCACAAGGTTCAGCTGGAATGTTTGGAAAAAATGATTCGACTGTGACAAATGCTGCCACTGTTGATGTTGAAGGTGATAAGTCAGCTGGAATTTATACACAGGACAGTAATTCTACAAATAATAGTAATGGTGTGATAAATGTAAAATCAGGCGAAAGTGCTGGAATGTTTGCAAAACTTACGATAAATGCAACGAAAGATTATTCTGCTGTAAATAATGGGAATATAAATCTTACGCCAAGTGGAACTCAAAATAAAAGTGTTGGAATTTATGGGGAAACAGAAAGTGGTGTTTCAAAAGTTTTGACATTGAAAAATGAAGGAAATGCGACTATTTCTGTAGATATGGATAACTCAGTTGGAATTTTGGCAAAGAATAATGTTTCAAATGGCGTGGATAAAATAAATGTTTTAAATAATGGTAAAATTGCTGGAAGTAAAACTAAATCAATTGGAATTTCTGCAACTAAGTCGACTGTGACAAATGATGCAACTGGTAAAATTGAGATGTCTGGCGATAAGTCAGCTGGAATTTACGGAGAAACTGAATCTACAATTACGAATTTGGGAAAAATTAAAATGACTAGCGATAAATCAGCAGGAATTTTTCTTAAAAACAGTGATGCTGAAAATAAAAACTCGATTACTATTGAAAAATCAGATTCAGCAGGAATTTATGGAGAGTTTTCAAGTAACAGTCATAGTATGAAAAATAGCGGAACTATAAATGTTGGAAATGCTGGAAGCAGTGAAAACAAAAGTGCTGGAATGTACGGATTATTAACTGGGGGAACTTTAAATATAACTAATGAAAATGCAGGAAATATAAATGTCAATATGACAAAATCAGCAGGTATTTTTGCTGAAAGTTCAACAAGTTCAAATTCTGACTTAAATGCAGAAAATCAAGGGACAGTTACAGTAAATGGAAATGAATCTGTTGGAATGTATGGAAATAAATCAACATTGAAAAATTCTAAAGATATTCTTGTAAAAAGTGACCAGTCAACTGGAATGTTTGGAAAAAATGGAGCAGATGTCTTAAATAGTTCTAATATAACTGTGGAAGGAACTTCTACTGGAAGTCAGTCAACTGGTATTTATGTAAGTGATAGCGGAACTAAAGGTAAAAATGCTGGGACAATTACTTTGAAAAGTAAAAATTCGACAGGAATGGCGGCTATAGCAAGTGCAAAAATTGAAAATGCAGGAACAATTGTAAGTAATTTTGAATCTGTGATTGGAATGTATGGAAAAGATACTGGAACTGAAGTTTTGAATTCTAAAGACATTGAGTTTTCTGGAAAAGAATCAACTGGAATATTTGTAAAAGATAACGCTAAAGGTAAAAATACTGGAAAAATTAAACTTGACGGAAAGTCGTCGGTTGGAATGTTTGGAGCAAGTAGTGCTGCTGGTAAAAAGATTGAATTGGAAAATGGCGGAACTATTGAAGTAAATGAAAAGAATTCAACAGGAATGTTTGCAAGTAATGTTTATGATGGAACTACAAAACTTTATGCAGGAAGTGTTGGAGATTCGATTATAAAAAATACTGGAACGATAAATTTAAACGATGAAAGCACAGTTGGAATTTATACTCCAAAATCGACAATTTCTCAAGAAGGAAATATTGTACTCTCTAATGCAGCTAATTCTTCTGTTGGAGTTTATTTAACTCAAGATGCGACAGTTGACGGAACAAACGGAACTATTGACTTGAACAAAAATTCTCAAAATCAAGTCGCTTATTATATTAAAAATGCTGGGAAAATACAAAATTCTATTGGAAGAGTAAATGGTTATGGAGTAGGAGTCTATCTGGATGGAACTAATGAATCAGGAAATAATTCATCAACTCCAGCTGAACTTGTTTCAACAACTCCAGCACTTGACTTTACAACAGGAGCAGATGGTGGAAATGGAATTATTGGATTAGTTTTAAAAGGAAATACGAAAATTTCAAGTTACACAGGTGGAATAAAAGTTGGAAATACAGACGGACAAAATTATGCAATTGGTATTTATGCCGATAAACAAGGAGGTTCTACGCCAAAAACGATAGATACTTCGATTACAACAGGAGCAAATGGTGTTGGATTATTTGCCGATAATGGAAGTAAAATTTCTTATACGGGACAAATGAAAATTGGAGATGGAACGACAGCAGGAACAGGTATTTATATAGGAAATGGCGGTGGAAGCGCTGTATCCGAAGTGACAATTGCAAGTGGATCAAATATTAAATTAAATGGATCTAATGGAGTTGGAGCAATTGTTACGACAGGTTCAACAGTTAATTTTCAAGGTGGTTCTAAAATTGAGTTAGGTGGCTCAGGAGTTGCTATTTTTGGACAAAGAGGAGCAATTATTAACGATGGCGGTGGAACATTTACAACAAATGGATATTCTTCTGAAAGAATTAGGCTTACAGAAGGACCAGCAATAACTAAGGCAAATGTAACTTTGGAAACTGGAAATGTGATGTCGCATGTGATAAATGGAGAGGCTATTTTAAATTCAGGATTTTTGGTCAATGCCACAGCAGGTTCAAAAAATATAATTGGACTTATGGCTGAAGGAAATGAAAATGAAACTTTAACTGCTCCAGTAGCTTGGAGAGAATTAGGTTACGAAGTTGTAAATAATGGAACGCTTGATTTGTCAAATGCAACTAGTTCGACTGGAATATATTTGGATTCAGCTCGTGGAAAAAATGCTGGACCTTTGAAAGTTGGTGACAAGTCGACAGCCATTTACGGAGTTTATAATTCAAGTACAGCGCCATATAGCGGTGCAGCTGCAGGATATGTAAATAAATCTGAGATTTTAAATGAAGCCACTGGAAGTATAACAATAGGAAATGGTTCGGCTGGAATTTATGCGATAGGATTTGACAAAGTGGAAAATAAAGGTCCTTTGACAGGAGGAAATAATTCTGTTGGAATTTATGCGACTGATAAGGATATTTCTGGAAATATAGTAAGAAATCAGGATTTGAATGTAAAAAATAGTGGAGATATAACAATAGGAAATGGTTCAGCTGCAATTTATGTAACTCAAAATTCAGCAAACAAGGCGACTGTAAATAATACTGGAAACTTAACAGTTGGAGATTCTGTCTTAAATCCTGACGGAACTGTAAAAAATCCAGCAGTTGCGATGTTTATACAAAATGGAACTTTGACAACGACAGGAAATGTAATTGTGGGAAATCGTGCTTTTGCCTTTTACGGAAAAGACGCCACAATAAATGTAAATGGCGGAAACTATAATTTTGCAAATAGTGGAAGTTTAGGATATTTGGAAAACTCAACGCTAAATTATAACAATACTGGAACTCTTGCAACTTCATCAGAACCATTGTTATTTATTGACAATAGTAAAGCTATTTTAAATGGAAACGATATTTTTGTATCTGCAAATGGAGTTGGGGCCTATATGACTGGAAAATCTGAATTTACAGGATGGAATAAAATAACTTTGGGGACAAGTTCGACTGGAATATATGTTGACGGTGCAACAGCTAAAGTTAATGGAAACTCAATTGTAAGTACAAATAATAAAGCAAAAGGAATTGTTGCGCTAAATTCAAATGTGACAAATGACGCAAAAATAAGTTTATCAGGTGACGACTCAATTGGAATTTTTAGTAGAAATACGAGCGGAAGTGCAAAACAAATTGTAAGTAATCAAAGTTTTGACATTTCTGGTAAGCGTTCAATCGGAATTTATTTGGAAGGAACAGATGAGCAGAATGTTATAAATAATGGAACAATGAATATTGCCGCTACAACTGATTCCAATAAAAATAATTCAACTGTTGGAATTTATGCAAAAGGTGGTTCTAAAATTAATATTACAAATAATGGAACTATAAATGTAAATGACGGTTCATTTGGAATTTATTCATTAAGTGAAAATGGAAATGTGACGACAAATTCTGTGATAAATGTAGCAGACCAGGCAATAGGAATTTACAAAAGAGGTGGAAGCGTTAATTTAAGCGGAACGGTAAATGTGGCACCACATACAGCGACTGCACTAAATAGTGAACCTGTCGGAGTTTATGGAACAAATGGAGTTGTAGTCAGTGACAATACATCAAATTTCAATGTCGGAGATAAATCGTACGGTGTTATTTTAGCAAATCCAGGTACAGCGACAAACTTTTACACAAACTCTGCAACTGAACAAGTAAGTTTGGGAAATGAGTCAACTTTCCTTTATTCTGAAGGAAAATCTGTCGTAGTAAACAACGCTAATATAAATTCTGGAACAAACGGAAAAATAATAGCAATTTACGCAAAAGATGGCGGTTATGTGGCAAACAACGGAAATATTGACTTGTCACAAGGACTTGGAAATATCGGAGTTTATTCAACTGGATTAAATTCTGTGGCAGTTAATTCAAATGGAGGAGTTATCAGAGTTGGAGAAACTGACGCAAGTGATAAAAACAATGTTTACTACGGAATTGCAATGGCTGCAACTGATGGTGGAGCAATTGAAAATAGAGGAGATATATATGTAACCGGTGGACTTAGTATGGGGATGTATGGAAATGGTGCAGGAACTACAATGAGAAATTCTGGAAATATCTATTTAGACGCATCGGGAGCAACAGCGGCAAAACCAGTCAACACAATGATAGGAGTTTTTGCGGATAATGGTGCAAAATTTGTGAATGAAGCAAATGGAGTAATTAGAACAGCTGGTTCTTATTCTGGAAATGATAATGTGAAAAGTTTGGTTGGAGTTGCTGTGTTAAATGGAAGTACGCTTGAAAATTATGGAACAATTGATATTGACGCTGATAGAAGTTATGGTGTGTTAATTAAAGGAACACAAAACAATAAATCAGTTATAAAAAATTATGGAACAATTAATATTACTGGTTCAAGATCGTATGGAGTGAGATATGACGCTAATTCAAACGGTGTGAGCGGAAATTCACTTCCAATAGGAAAAGATGCCGAAAATACTTCAAAAGTACTGAGTGAATTAAATGCTGGTGGAGTGATTAATTCTGCAAATGGAGCAAATGATTATTATGCACCAAAAGATCCAAGCAAAACTGTAGGTGGTGTTGGAATTGTGACACTTCCAAACGGAAAATTAGCAATCCAGAGAAATGGAGTCATTTTAACCGACAGCCAAGTTCAGACAATTGATTTTCCTGTGCAAAAAAATATTGGATTTTCAAATTTTGGAGTGTATGTTGACACGCTAGGAAGAACAAAACCAATAAATTTAAACGGCGTTTCATCAATGGCAATAGATAGTGACTTAATAATCGGAACTGAATTTTCAAGACTTACAAATTCAAAAAATGTAGCAATAGGAAGTCAAATTTTAGATCCATTTTTAAATCAAATAAGAGCAGGAATATTTAATTTTACTCCTTATTCAAGCTCCCTAACTTGGATGGCAACTCCTGAAGTTGACCCAGTAACAGGACAAATAACAAGAGTTCTTATGACAAAAATTCCTTATACGGCTTTTGTTTCAAAAACTTCAAACGAATATAATTTCACAGATGGATTGGAACAAAGATACGATATGAATGCACTGGATTCTCGTGAAAAAGAAGTGTTTGAAAAATTAAATGGAATTGGAAACAATGAACAAGTTTTACTAGCTCAAGCATACGACGAAATGATGGGACATCAATATGCAAATGTTCAGCAAAGAATTTTTGAAACAGGACATCTGTTAAATAAAGAATTTGACTATTTGTATAACGAATGGGAAACAAAATCAAAACAATCTAATAAAATAAAAGTATTTGGAATGAAAAATGGATACAAAACTGACAGCGAAGGAATTATAGATTATGATTCAAATGCGTATGGAGTGGCATATTTACATGAAGACGAAACAGTTCATTTAGGAGATACAAAAGGATGGTATGCTGGTTTTGTGAGAAATAATTTTAAATTCGATGACTTAGGAAAATCAAGAGAAGTTCAGCAAGTTGCAAAAGCTGGAATCTTTAAATCAACTCCATTTGATTATAATAACAGCTTAAATTGGACAATTTCATCTGAAGTATTTGGCGGAGTTAATAACATGAAGAGAAAATTTGCAGTTGTGGATGATATTTTTGAAGCAAAATCGGAATATTACAGCTACGGAGCTGCAGTGAAAAATGAAGTTAGTAAAACTTTTAGAACGAGTGAAAAAACAAGTATTAAGCCATATGCAAGTTTGGCGCTTGAATATGGAAGATTCACTGGCGTAAAAGAAAAAGACGGTCAAGTGCGGCTTGAAGTCAAAGGAAACGACTATTATTCGATAAAACCTGAAGTTGGTGTGCAATGGAAATTTAAGCAAAAGATGGCAAAACGAACAACATTTATAGCGACAGTTGGACTTGCCTATGAAAGCGAACTTGGAAAAGTAAATGATGCAGACAACAGAGCAAGAGTAAATTATACAACTGCCGATTGGTACAACTTGAGAGGTGAAAAAGAAAATAGACGAGGAAATGGAAAAGCTGACTTAAATCTTGGAATTGAAAATACAAGATTAGGAGTTACGCTAAACGCTGGATATGACACAGATGTGAAAAATTTAAGAGGTGGATTTGGAATTAGAATAATTTATTAA